The DNA sequence CCCAAACTCTCTATTTCAAACTGCCACCGAAAAGTGACCACCCTCACGTAGCTACGCTCCGAGCTTGCGAACATCGATTGATCGAGTCCGACCAATGCGGGGAAACCCCGACCCTCTGAGGGTCCCCATAGACTTAAGCGACCGGTGCCATCCAAGGTGTGAACGGGACAATCTCGGGTGGCGAACCGCATATGGTAGTCACGTGCTTCAGATCGAAGTGGCTGGGGGAATGAAGATTCGTCGTACGAGAGTGAACTCTCAGGCACGAACTCCACATTTTCTATGTTGGCGTAGTCCAACCCTCCCGTATGGTTTGCAGGAAAGATCACAGCCCATGGATGAAATGTTTCCCAGACGACCACCCGATCCATCCCAGCGCTGTCTGAAGGTTTCGCACGGAGCACGCCGCGCTTGGCATCCACCGAGTATCGCTGCGTACCTGGCTTGAGCTGCGCCAAGCAAAACCATCCTGACGCCACAGCGGAATCGCGATCGCCCGCTAAGAGTGACTCGTTAGTAGGCGAGCAGGCTGAGACCATTGCCGCGATAGTCAGGGACAGAATCAGAGTAAAGCAACGCATGCGACAACTTCCAAGATGGCGCTAGCGTAGTTAGCAGGAGCTAGTCGGACTTCAAGGCGAAAATGGTTTCGGGAAGTTGCACCTAGATACACATGGTGTATACTTAGGTGTATGAGAACTAACATCGTCCTCGATGACGAGCTTGTAAAGGAGGCGCTTCGCTACAGCCACACCAAAAGTAAGACAGCCTTGGTCAAGGAAGCCTTGCGTACGTATGTTCGTGTTAAGGCAGAAGAACGGCGTCGCGAGAACTACCGAGAACGATTGCGCGACCTGCAGCAACGGCTTAGCCAGGTGCGAACTAGACAATCCTCGGCCGATATCATTCGCGAGGACCGCGAGGGTCGGGAGTGAGATTCGTGCTTGATGCCAGTGTCGCAGCGGCATGGTATTTGCCAGAATGTTTTTCACAGACTGCACGACGGTGGCAGAGCCGCTTACTGAGTGGCGAGGTCGAGTTCGTCGTACCGACGCTCCATTTTTGGGAGTTAGCTAACGTGTTTAGAACCTATGTTCGTCGCCACGAGCTTGACGATAAAGATGCTCTTGAAGCATATGAATTACATTGCGCTGCACCTATCGAGACCGCCGATCCACAGCGACATTCTGTTCTGAATGTCGCTCTGGAGTACGGAAGCACCAGCTATGATGCCGTATACATAGCCCTCGCTCTAGAACAAGACGCTCAACTATTGACGGCGGAGAAGCCAAGTCGCGAATGGCTCAAAGCGCTCAAAAAGCGAGTTATTAGTTTAGCGTGAGCGACCGACCTTTATTTGTAGCAAGTCTTTTGTCTATCATGCCGGAACTCGAGTCCGCTGCTAAACGATGAACGCCGCACCTATCATGATCGGGACACTGTGCGTCCTGGTGATCGCCTATCGATACTATTCTGCGTTTAAGCCCGGGGTTGGAGCCGGCTTGCGCAGCCGCCACCGTATCGAAAACGTATTGCAGTACTTTGGTGCAACAAGCCAGCGAACCCGCTGAGCCAATGGCATCACGGGTCAGTGCAATCTCATGTCCCCCGTGCGCAGCGCACACTTAGTCGCGATGGTCTTGGTTGACACTTCCGTGTGATCGTTAGCACTGCGTCGCCGGCGTCATAAAGTTCAACGCACGAGCTTGCCGCTGAATACAGTCATCAATGCCGCAAGCATGGTATTTCAGGATCATCGGTTGACTTCTTAATCTGCGCCCTGGCGAAACATTACGATATTCCCGTGCTTTCAATAGATCGAGAGTATCCGCTGTATACACGTTATTGCCATTTTCGATTGTATCCGCACTGATTCCTCATACGAATCCTGTGGGTCTCAAGACTGCACTTGCCGAGCTGGGGTGAAAACGGCGCTGGGCATATGCTCTCCCATCTATTGGCATAGATCATGCTTTGGGTAACCCAGTATGCCTCGTGTATTCAAGTTCGTGGTGCCGTGGATGTGGGCGGTTCTCTTCCCCGGTACTCTGGGGTGCGCGCCCAGTGCAGACGAAGGAACAGGCATGGACGAAGCGAGACAAAGCGCCGGATGCGGTGTTTTGGGCTATTCCCCGTATGCCTGCCCCGATGGGTACGTTTGCCAAGCGGATGGTGCGTGTGTGGTGTTTGACCCACATAAACATACCGCCTTCCGTTTAAAGCTGGGGCCAAGCGTGGAGACGCTGGAGAGTTCGGAGACCCCGGCTCGCACCGATGGCAGTCTCAATGCCTATCAACAAGTTGCCACAACCTATCTAAGACAACGCCTGGTCGAGCAGGGAGATTTGCTCGAGCGATTAGGAATGGCCGTGCAAAAGCTTGATCCATCCATGCTGCGGAGGTTGGCGGAGGGCTATGCCAAACAGGACGCGCGCCAGCAAGAGCTTGATGAACTGGCTACCACCGTGGCGCGAATGCTGGATGGTTTTGGCGATGGACCGTCACTTGATGACTGCGAGGCCGTGTTTGACGGCTACGATTTTCGATCGCCTATCTCCGATTCCCTAGAGCGGGGGAAACGGGAGGGGTGTTTGGCCGGGTATGAAAAGGTGTTGAGTGCCTTGGAGGTTGCCAACGAGCAACTCACTTCGTTTGATGCCGTGGTGTTTGCTCGAATGCGAACGTCGGTCAGGGACATCCGAACTGCGTTGAGGCACGGCTCAGGCGATGCCAGTGACAGTCAAGTATTCCGATGGATGGATTTACCCTCAAGTCTGCACGCAGTCACCGAGGAAATATTGCTCGGCTTGGGTCAAGCTCAACTGCTTTTTCCGATAGTACGATTACAAGTCAACGTGGATCTTGGCAGCGCGGTGTTGGGCGGACGTGTGGGTTATTTCGCACAACTTGTTGCGCAAAATCTTACAGAGCGGGTGCCCCAAGGCGCCGATGTAATCGCAGTGTTTCATCGAGCGCTCTACGCGGCTGTGGGCGAGATGAAGGCCAATCAAGATGCGCTTACGCTCAAGTTACAAGCGGCCTGGCCCGAGTCGGATGCATGGCAGCTTGCGCCCATAATGCAACATTCAGGATTGTTAGCACAGTACCCTGAGCTCAATGGCGTGCATCTCGAGCTTGAGAACAAGCTCGCCTCGATGCAGAACTGGCAACCCATCCTCAATGGTGTGGCCGCTGGCGTCTGCATTTTCGGCGCCGTATTGGCCATTAAAAGCGTGATCGGTGCGCCGGCGGCAACCCTGATCTGCGCGCCTGCGACGGCGTTGGGATTTGAAACTTCACGGCGGCTATGGCAACTGAGCGCCAACGCCCAAATGCTGGCGTACTTTGGGCCGGAACAGGGGCTAATGCCCAGTGTAGAGGCAGACGCACTGGCACAAAAGTCGCGTGTGGCGGGGATATTTGTAGCCTTGGATTTCCTCGGTCTAGCTATCGACGGCTTTTCTCTCGTGCGCTCCCTGGGAGCATTACAAGATTCCCTTCAGGCAAGGCGTGTTGCACGCAAAGCCCTGGTGGTGGATTTGAGAGATCTGCCACCTTTGACCGCAGGTGGCACGCGCTCCAAGATTTTGGATCAAATGATCGCGCAGTCTCCAGATCTCCGTAATCTGTTCAACGAAGCCCAGGCTGTCCCATGGAGCCATCCTGACACCGTGAGCACGCTTCAATATGGTTTTGATTTTGAGACCACGAATTTTGCAGCACTTGGCCGCTGGTATAGGTCCGCTGATATAGAAGAGGCTATATGGGCGGCAATGGACTCTCAAGCGCGCGCGCGAGAATTGAGCCGCTTAGTCTCAATCGAAAGGCCAACGCCGGTTCTTGTGCGCTTGTCCAGCGCTGAGCCGTTTTTGCCCAGCTCTATTGGACGCGATGGCATCCACGTATTTGAAATTAACGGGATTGCGCCAGTCGATACGCTGGCGGAGTTTCGCGAGAACGTACAGTGGGTGGCCACGCGCTTTGCTTCCACGGACAATCCAAGCAGCTTTCATCTGCACGTGTCGTTTCCGTCTGCGGACGATGCCGGTACGCAGGCGCTGTTGACGCGGTATTGGCTCTTGGCCAACGAAACATGGATGCATCGATTGTACCAAAACACGGATGCTCCATTGCGTGATTTTTTTGAGGCAGCGTCTAAAGAGGACTACGAGTCACTCTTGCGCGCGCTCTCCGGGGCCGGTGGCATGGAGGCAAAGCTCCATTTCGTCGGCTTCCGAGTGAAAACCGTTTATGGTCCCGGCAGAATGGGCTTGGAACTTCGAGTAGGCGGCAATGTGACTGGCGGAATCACCACGGACCAGCAGCTCGTACACTTGGCTCGAACGGTGGAGTTTCTGAAAGATCCAACACGGCCGGTGCGATTTAAGCCCACGGGTCTGGATCACGTGCTCGGTGAATTGGATCCTCTAAGTTGGGACCTTCCGGGTCAAGTTGCCTACAGCCGGCTGCCCGACGAGTTGCGTGAGTTTTTCAATCTGCCATCGTGGCGGACCGCATCCGCATCCGTCCCCATGGTCGATTGGCATACGCGTCCGTTTTTGGCGCACAAAGAAGCCGACATCCTTGCCGCGCGAAAGGTGTATATCGAGGACCTCCAAGCGGTGCGAAGCCGATATGGCACCATGAACTCGCGGGATGCCTACGATGAGGTCGTGGCGGCGCTTAATCGCTGGGCCCAAGCCTTGCGCCTAGATCAATCGTACTGAGGGGATCCTGTGCACTCTCAGGGGTGGGGCGGTTTTGCCGAGCGTGCAGGATGGCCACAGTCAAAATCGTCCCGCCATCTTAAACCCGGATTTTTTATCTGCTAAATCTTGCAGCGTTTTTTGGGATTGGTGCATTGCGGCGGGTTGGCCCGAATTGTGCATCATGCCTCGCTTATGACAAACGCTATTGAACTCCTCAAAGACCAACATGACGAAGTCAAAGACCTGTTTGAGCAAATCGAGTCAAGCAGCGGGCAAGAGAAACAATCCTTGTTCCGAGAAATAGCCGACAACTTAGCGGCGCATATGACGATTGAGGAAGAGGTCTTCTATCCGGCTGCATACGCAAAGCAGACCAAGGATCTTCTTACTGAAGCGGTCGAGGAGCACTTGGGTCTCAAGAGGCTCATCCGCGACCTGCTCACCATGCAGCCTGGCGATCCGCAATTTGATGCCAAGGTAAAGGTGCTCAAGGAGCAAGTGGAGCATCATGTGGAAGAAGAAGAGGAAGATCTTTTCGAGAAAGTCACCAAGGATATGTCAGCCAAGGAACTCACGACCATGGGCTCCCGCATGGAAGAAATGTTCGATTCAGAAATGAATGGCTATCCCAGTGAACAAGTACCCGAGCAAACTGCGCGGGCCGCATCCCTGAAATAAAGCCTTCGTTTGTAGTGACCAGAGGAACATAGTACATAGCGCCGTGATGACGGCCGCTGTGTTTACGATCGGGACCGAGGTCATCCGCGGCGAGCTGCTGAACACCAACGCGCAATGGCTGGCCGACCGGCTCATCGGGTTAGGTTGGGACGTAAGTGAGCATATTTCGGTACCAGACGAGCAAGGTTGCATCATAGATACGCTGGTACGCTTGAAAAAGCAGTGCCATATCGTCGTAGTCACAGGGGGGCTCGGTCCCACGAGTGATGATTTGACCGCAAGCTCGGTGGCTAAAGCTCTCGGAGTCCCCTTGGTGCGGGACAAGTCATCCTTAAAGGCCATAGAGACTTATCTGAGTGTGCGCCATCGTCCGTTCCTCGATATTCAAAAGAAGCAGGCCGACGTCCCACGGGGTGCAAGAGTGCTTCTAAATGCTGTCGGCACGGCTCCTGGGTTTGCTATTCGCTGGGACAATACTGAGATGTACTTTCTGCCCGGTGTACCTTCTGAAATGAAACCGATGTTCGAGGCGCACGTCGCTCAGGCCATACAGGATCGACGCGTGCAGCCAACCTATCAAATTCGCTTGCGCACCTATGGATTGCCGGAAGCTGAAATAGCCCACAAACTGACTGCGATCGAGGCGGAAGTTCCTGATACCCGCATAGGGTATCGCGCGCATTTTCCTGAAACAGAAGTCAAGGTCTTGGCGCGCGGGCAAACCGTCGAGGAAGCCAAGCAGAGCGCGAAAGCGACGGCAGACCGGGTGCACGGTATTTTGGGGGATATCGTGTATGGTGAAGAGGGCGAGACCTATGCGGGCTTTGTGGGGAAGCGGCTGGTCCTGCATGGATTGACCTTGGCCGTGGCGGAGTCCTGCACCGGGGGCCTAGTCGGCGAGATGCTCACAGAGGTGGCCGGCAGCTCTCAATACTTGTTGCTGGACGCGGTGAGTTATTCCAACGCGTCCAAGGTTAGCGTGTTAGGTGTTGATCCCGATGTCCTTCAGAAGCATGGCGCAGTCAGCAAAGAGGTGGCCATCCGCATGGCGGAAGGAGTCCGTAAAGTGGTGGATGCCCACATCGGAGTCTCTGTGACGGGTATTGCGGGTCCTTCAGGAGGAAGCTCAGAAAAACCGGTAGGCACAGTGTGGATCGGACTTGCCATCAGGAACGGATCCAGCACGGCTGAACTTCACCACCTTGCGGGGTCGCGCAGCCGAATTCGGACGCTGAGCGCCTATTTGGCCCTGGCGCGCGTAATACAGGCCTGCGCGATGTTCGAAAAAAACCATGTAGTTTTGCAACGTTAGCGTTCAAGTTGCACATCCGTGCCCAGATATGCTAAACACACGTTCAGTTGTTGAGACAAGCTATAAAGCAGACTAAGACGCGAGAAGAGGGGGAGAGACATGACAAGCACTGATAACCGCGACAAGGCCCTTGAGCTTGCGCTGGGCACCATCGAAAAACAATACGGCAAAGGCGCCATCATGCGGCTTGGCGATGGAGCGGCGGTGGCATCTGTGCCTGTAGTCTCCACCGGTTCGATATCCTTGGACCTCGCATTGGGTGTCGGCGGCTATCCTCGCGGACGTATCATTGAAATCTATGGCCCCGAATCCAGCGGCAAAACCACGCTCACCTTACACGCAATCGCCGAGTGTCAGCGCGCAGGCGGCGTTGCCGCCTTTATCGATGCGGAACACGCCCTCGATATCTCGTACGCAAAAAAACTCGGCGTCAATGCAGAGGCGTTGCTTGTAAGTCAGCCCGATTACGGCGAGCAAGCGCTCGAGATTGCCGATCTATTGGTGCGTTCCGGCGCGGTCGACCTGATCGTCGTGGACTCGGTGGCGGCCTTGGTGCCCAAAGCCGAAATAGAAGGCGAAATGGGCGATACTCATGTGGGCCTCCAAGCGCGCCTGATGAGTCAGGCTTTGCGCAAGCTTACGGCAACTGTGCACAAGTCCAATACCATCCTCTTTTTCACCAACCAGATTCGCATGAAGATCGGTGTGATGTTTGGATCCCCAGAGACCACCTCTGGTGGAAACGCGCTGAAGTTTTACGCGTCGGTACGGTTGGATGTCCGCCGTGTGGGGACAATCAAAACGGGGGAACAGGCGGTTGGAAATCGTACGCGGGTCAAGGTCGTAAAGAATAAAATGGCACCGCCGTTTCAGAACTGCGAGTTCGACATTTTGTTTGGGCGAGGCATCAGCCGCAGTGGGGACATACTTGATCTAGCGGTCGAAGCGAACATCGTTGAGAAATCGGGCGCCTGGTACAGCTATCAGGGAGAGCGCATTGGTCAAGGACGAGACAACGCCCGGAGTTATCTGGAGGAGCGTGTGCCCATGCTGAGTGCAATTGAGAACCAGCTGCTAGAAAACAAGGGGTTGTTCCGGCAGCCCGAGGCTTCGGCCGATGCAGCGGAACCCAAAGCTGGCGCGGCCCCCGTCCCCTCTAACGGATCGCGTCCCAAGGCGACTCGCGCCCGCGCCTGATCTGCGGCGGGGGTTTTTCCCCAATAAATAGAAAGAGTTCATAATCTGAGTCGTGCAAACCGCCTTCAGATGAGCTATAGTTACGCCTCAGATTATTCACCTCAAACACCACTAGGTAGAAGTCAGGTTAACCATGGGCACAGCAGCAGTATCGAGTTTTAAGGTCGGCGACAACGCAGTGCACCCCGCTCATGGGGTTGGCGAGGTTACAAGCATCGAGATGCGAGAGATCGCTGGGCACAAAAAGGCCTTCTATATTATGAAGATTTACGAAAACGGCATGAAGATCATGGTTCCCACCGACGGGGCTCAACGTGCCGGCCTTCGAGCGGTCATTTCAAAGCGAGATGCCAGCAAAGTGCTTGAGGTATTGAAGTCAGATGAAATCGCGGTAGATGCCCAACCGTGGAACAGACGGCATCGCGAGTATATGGAGATGCTGACCAGTGGTTCCCCATTTCAGGTGGCTAAGGTTTTGCGAGACATCCTGCGTATCAAGTGCGGCAAGGAACTCTCGTTTGGTGAGCGGCGCATCTTGGACCAGGCCAAGGGCCTGTTGGTGCGCGAGCTTGCTCTGGCGCGTAAGTGCACCGAAGCCAAAATAGAGTTGGATATTACACGCATTTTTGAGGCGTGATCGAAGCGCAGTCCGGACCCAGGGACACACTCGAAACCAGCATCTGCTTATCCGGCGCAAGCTATCACTTCGCTGACTTTGAGCTCGAGGCCATCGAGGCGGAGCTTAGAGTTGGGGAGATACTCGGCGTACTTGGTCCGAACGGCTCAGGAAAAAGCACACTCGTGGGTTTGGCCTCAGGCGCGCTCTTACCCATGCAGGGGGTTGTGCGCATCAATGGCCGAGATACCAAAGAGGCTGAACGACGTTGGATCGCGCAACAGATCGCTGTCGTCACTGCGCGAGAGGAACTCGCTTTTGGGTTTTCTGTCGCTGAAGTGGTGAGCATGGGACGGGCGCCGCATCTGGGGCTTCTTGGCATCGAGCGAGAGTCGGATGTCCTTCAGATTGAGCGCGTTCTGTATGAGTGCGATCTCTGGCCCTTGCGCGAGCGCGTGGTCTCATCACTGAGCGCAGGCGAGCAGAAACGGGTGTCGATTGCCCGTGCCCTTGCGCAACAGACGCCCGCTCTCGTTCTCGATGAGCCCGCTGCCTTTTTGGATATTCACCATCAGATCGCGCTTTTGGATTTGCTTTCTAGAAGGGTGAAACGAGACAAACTCTCGGCGCTCATCGTGCTTCACGATCTAAATTTAGCGGCTCAGTATTGCGATCGCGTCCTGCTTCTGCGAGACGGAAAACAAATCGCGCTTGGGAGCATAGAGAACGTCATGACGTATCGCCAGATTCGTGATGCTTTTGACGTAGAGGTCTATGTTGGAGAAAACGAACTAAACCACACACGCTACTTCGTCCCGGTAAGGAGCGGTGTGCGATCTGATTAGCTTGAAAGAAGCTCTGAGGGTGTGACGCCAATGGCATCAGCCAAGCGGCGTAACGTCTCCAATGACGGTACATGACGTCCTCTTTCGACGCGCGCAATATTAGGGCGATGGATACCGCTGCGCTTAGATACCTCAGCTTGAGTGAGCCCGCGTTCGAGACGTAGCTGCCGAAACCTAACTCCCAAATGCTCGTCTGGCTCGCCGTGAGCCACATGGGCTGCCAATCCCGCCGCCGGGGCGGATTTCGCGGAGAGGTTAAGATCCTGGGCGCGAAGCTGAATCTGTCGACGGTTGTTAAGCGAAATCAGAGCACAGGTCGCATCCTCGGTGAGCTCGATGTCCGTGACGGGGCTTCCGTCATCACTCGGGGTGAGAGGGCGTTCAAGCAGGCGTGTCTGCCCATTGCCAAAGATGGCCACAAGTTGGTCGCCAGCAGGATCCACGGTCAGGTACTCAAATCGTAGTGACCGCAACGGATCAAGGCGCCTTAATACTGAGGCGCAAATCACATCGATTCCCGCGGTGTGAAGAAATATGAGGCCTTCACAGAGCTCAACGTAGAGGTCGGTATCGGCCCGGAGGCGCTCGGGGTTCTCGAGGAGGATTGCGACAAGCACGCCCAAAGCACGCGCCTTGCCTACGGCGGCGAGGAGCTCGTCGCTGTCGTCGAAAAATGGGCTGTCGACATCGAGGAGCACCGCATCAAACTCGCCAAACGTGTCATGCGCGCGAGAAAGGTCGCCTATGTGAAGTTCGATGTTCTGGCTTAGATGAAAACTGTGCCAAGCCAGTTCCACTTGCCGCCTGTTTGTGACAAGGAGCAGACGTTGAGGTTTCATTCCACACACATATTCTAGCGACTTGTAGCGGGGGAGTACAGCCGACTCGAGATGTATTTCAGTCTGGCGTAAGAGACCCCAAGCATGAGCAGGGCAAGGGCCGCAAGTTTGACGGCCCACTCGCCCAGCGATTCACATGGCCGAAAAAGACGAGCGGCCTTTCCGAAAGCAAACTCCAGATGCACCCAATATATGAGCAGCGAAGTTTGGCCATACATGCGCAGCGGCATGGCGAGAGCTCGAGCCCAGCGGCTCGCGCCATATGCACCTGCAGTAAGCGCGGTTGCGACGAACACCCTGTAACTCACGCGCAGCGTGTGTGTGAGCGCTAAAACGCCGGTCATCAAGTCATGCGCCAACATCCGGGTCTCTCCCGTTAGGTAGGCACCCAGCAGGCCCAACGGTGCAAGCCATAGGAGGGCCGACGATGTTGACTTGCTCTGTATCCACCGGCCAGCGGTCAAGCCCACCAACAAGTATGCGAACCACGGAAAAAGGGGAAACATCGCCATCTGCCGCTCGCCATGCAAGGGCCAGCGCGCAAAATATGCAGCCAATGGAGCGGGAAATGGTCCAGGTAATACATGCGCCAGCGGCCATGCCAAGAGCGTGACCATAACTGCCAGTGCGATCCAAACCATCGGGCGGCGCACATATGTGATGAGCACCGCCACGAGTACCAAGGACACGCCAATGATTTGGAGCACATCCACGCGCAATAAGCCGTTCCAGCGGGCGGGAAAAAGCTGGGCCACACGGGCGTAGCCTACCCAAAGGCTCAGCAGAGCCAGGCTAGCCCATCCCAAGAGCCGAGCAGATTGTATCAAGGAGATGCGCTGTTGGTGGAGCGCGCGCCATTGGGCGAGGGTCTGCCATGCAGCGGCGAATCCTAAGAGGAGCGGCACGTAACATTGCCATCCGACAGGATGGAAAAGGGCGCTTGAGTCGATGAGCCACATCTGAAGGCGAAGGAGGTAGCCGAGCAGCATGATTTGTAGCCCGCGGTGAACCAGGCCCATATCGATGCCAGGAGAAATGAAGCGGTTCGGCTTGAGTGCGATCGATACCCCTGCAAGCAGCAAGAACAAGGGGGCACCCATGCCGCCGATGCTGCGCAAAAGCGACCATGCGAGACCGGTGTGAGCGGCAGGCACCACCCAGCTTGAGGCCGTATGCCATATGAGCATAGAACCCACCGCCATGCCGCGAAGCACATCAATGTAATCTTTTCGGTGACTCTTCACGGCACGCCGACCCCTAGGCTATGCTTGTCACTTATGAATGTCGCGGCGTCCCAAGGAGAACTCCAAGACCTGGTAGAAATCGCGCGGGCCATCACCCAGGAAAGGAACATCGATCGGTTACTGGACCTCATTCTAGAAAAGAGCCGTTTTATCACAAATGCAGATGCTGGCAGCATATATGTCATAGAGAGCGATCCCGTTGAGGGCCAGCGGCTTAGGTTCAAGTTAACTCAAAACGATAGTTGTAAGTTTGAGGCGGGTGAGTTCACGCTACCCCTTTCCTATGACTCCATCGCCGGGGCTGCGGTGCTCAAGCGCGAGGCGATTAACATCAGGGATGTTTATGATGTGCGTGACGAGGGGGTCGCTTTTGACAAGAGTTTTGATGAGCGTGCGGGATATCGCACATGCTCCATGCTGGCTGTGCCGTTGATCTCTGCGGAACGGGAGGTGCTAGGCGTTGTGCAGCTGATCAACAAGAAGACAGACAGAACACTCCGGTTATTGAGTGCCGATGATGTCAGGAAGTTTGTCATGCCGTTCGATGAACACAGCGAACAGGTGCTGACCACTTTGGCCGCTCAGGCGGGAATCGCGCTTGAAAACGCATTGCTCTATGCAGACATCCAGAAGCTTTTTGCGGGATTCGTGCGGGCGAGCGTCCAGGCGATTGAGCAGCGGGATCCCACCACCTCAGGGCATTCCTTGCGTGTGAGTGTGCTTTCTCGCGAACTGGCCAAGGCTGTGGATAGCGTTACCTCGGGGCGATTTGGCCAAGAGACGTTTTCCAAGCAACAGCTGCAGGAGCTTGAATACGCGGCACTGCTTCACGATTTCGGTAAAATTGGCGTGCGCGAAGATGTGCTGGTCAAAGCGAAAAAACTTTATCCGCAAGAGCTCGCGCTCATACATACCCGCATTCTGGTTATGCTTCAGCAGTATCGCGCCGAGTTTTTGGAGGCCAAACTTGCCCTCGTGGAGTCCCACGCACCGATAGTAGAGCTTGAGGAACTTGAGCAGCGCTACGTCGAGCGGTGTCACGAACTCCGCGATGCATGGGAGTTCGTCCATCGAGCGAATGAGCCGAGTATCTTGCAGCAGGGGGATTTTTCACGCATCGTCGATCTGAGCCGCTTGGCCTATGCCGACGATCAGGGTCGTCTGTTGCCGCTCCTTACGCCCCAACATATCAAGGCGTTGCAGGTGACCAAGGGTTCTCTCACGCACGAGGAACTTGAGGAGATACGGCAACATGTGACGCACTCATTTCAATTTTTGTCCAAAATCCCCTGGGGGAAT is a window from the Myxococcales bacterium genome containing:
- a CDS encoding type II toxin-antitoxin system VapC family toxin, with amino-acid sequence MRFVLDASVAAAWYLPECFSQTARRWQSRLLSGEVEFVVPTLHFWELANVFRTYVRRHELDDKDALEAYELHCAAPIETADPQRHSVLNVALEYGSTSYDAVYIALALEQDAQLLTAEKPSREWLKALKKRVISLA
- a CDS encoding competence/damage-inducible protein A, which encodes MTAAVFTIGTEVIRGELLNTNAQWLADRLIGLGWDVSEHISVPDEQGCIIDTLVRLKKQCHIVVVTGGLGPTSDDLTASSVAKALGVPLVRDKSSLKAIETYLSVRHRPFLDIQKKQADVPRGARVLLNAVGTAPGFAIRWDNTEMYFLPGVPSEMKPMFEAHVAQAIQDRRVQPTYQIRLRTYGLPEAEIAHKLTAIEAEVPDTRIGYRAHFPETEVKVLARGQTVEEAKQSAKATADRVHGILGDIVYGEEGETYAGFVGKRLVLHGLTLAVAESCTGGLVGEMLTEVAGSSQYLLLDAVSYSNASKVSVLGVDPDVLQKHGAVSKEVAIRMAEGVRKVVDAHIGVSVTGIAGPSGGSSEKPVGTVWIGLAIRNGSSTAELHHLAGSRSRIRTLSAYLALARVIQACAMFEKNHVVLQR
- a CDS encoding helix-turn-helix transcriptional regulator; protein product: MKPQRLLLVTNRRQVELAWHSFHLSQNIELHIGDLSRAHDTFGEFDAVLLDVDSPFFDDSDELLAAVGKARALGVLVAILLENPERLRADTDLYVELCEGLIFLHTAGIDVICASVLRRLDPLRSLRFEYLTVDPAGDQLVAIFGNGQTRLLERPLTPSDDGSPVTDIELTEDATCALISLNNRRQIQLRAQDLNLSAKSAPAAGLAAHVAHGEPDEHLGVRFRQLRLERGLTQAEVSKRSGIHRPNIARVERGRHVPSLETLRRLADAIGVTPSELLSS
- the recA gene encoding recombinase RecA yields the protein MTSTDNRDKALELALGTIEKQYGKGAIMRLGDGAAVASVPVVSTGSISLDLALGVGGYPRGRIIEIYGPESSGKTTLTLHAIAECQRAGGVAAFIDAEHALDISYAKKLGVNAEALLVSQPDYGEQALEIADLLVRSGAVDLIVVDSVAALVPKAEIEGEMGDTHVGLQARLMSQALRKLTATVHKSNTILFFTNQIRMKIGVMFGSPETTSGGNALKFYASVRLDVRRVGTIKTGEQAVGNRTRVKVVKNKMAPPFQNCEFDILFGRGISRSGDILDLAVEANIVEKSGAWYSYQGERIGQGRDNARSYLEERVPMLSAIENQLLENKGLFRQPEASADAAEPKAGAAPVPSNGSRPKATRARA
- a CDS encoding DUF1624 domain-containing protein; protein product: MKSHRKDYIDVLRGMAVGSMLIWHTASSWVVPAAHTGLAWSLLRSIGGMGAPLFLLLAGVSIALKPNRFISPGIDMGLVHRGLQIMLLGYLLRLQMWLIDSSALFHPVGWQCYVPLLLGFAAAWQTLAQWRALHQQRISLIQSARLLGWASLALLSLWVGYARVAQLFPARWNGLLRVDVLQIIGVSLVLVAVLITYVRRPMVWIALAVMVTLLAWPLAHVLPGPFPAPLAAYFARWPLHGERQMAMFPLFPWFAYLLVGLTAGRWIQSKSTSSALLWLAPLGLLGAYLTGETRMLAHDLMTGVLALTHTLRVSYRVFVATALTAGAYGASRWARALAMPLRMYGQTSLLIYWVHLEFAFGKAARLFRPCESLGEWAVKLAALALLMLGVSYARLKYISSRLYSPATSR
- a CDS encoding CarD family transcriptional regulator, whose protein sequence is MGTAAVSSFKVGDNAVHPAHGVGEVTSIEMREIAGHKKAFYIMKIYENGMKIMVPTDGAQRAGLRAVISKRDASKVLEVLKSDEIAVDAQPWNRRHREYMEMLTSGSPFQVAKVLRDILRIKCGKELSFGERRILDQAKGLLVRELALARKCTEAKIELDITRIFEA
- a CDS encoding type II toxin-antitoxin system VapB family antitoxin; amino-acid sequence: MLRCMRTNIVLDDELVKEALRYSHTKSKTALVKEALRTYVRVKAEERRRENYRERLRDLQQRLSQVRTRQSSADIIREDREGRE
- a CDS encoding ABC transporter ATP-binding protein — encoded protein: MCLSGASYHFADFELEAIEAELRVGEILGVLGPNGSGKSTLVGLASGALLPMQGVVRINGRDTKEAERRWIAQQIAVVTAREELAFGFSVAEVVSMGRAPHLGLLGIERESDVLQIERVLYECDLWPLRERVVSSLSAGEQKRVSIARALAQQTPALVLDEPAAFLDIHHQIALLDLLSRRVKRDKLSALIVLHDLNLAAQYCDRVLLLRDGKQIALGSIENVMTYRQIRDAFDVEVYVGENELNHTRYFVPVRSGVRSD
- a CDS encoding hemerythrin domain-containing protein, which produces MTNAIELLKDQHDEVKDLFEQIESSSGQEKQSLFREIADNLAAHMTIEEEVFYPAAYAKQTKDLLTEAVEEHLGLKRLIRDLLTMQPGDPQFDAKVKVLKEQVEHHVEEEEEDLFEKVTKDMSAKELTTMGSRMEEMFDSEMNGYPSEQVPEQTARAASLK